In Lepus europaeus isolate LE1 chromosome 19, mLepTim1.pri, whole genome shotgun sequence, the genomic window GTAACCAGTGTCATCCACAGTGTCAGCATGATATGTATTGAATAAAAGGTGACGAAGAAACTCACCAGGATTAGAATGGTGTTAGTGGCTCTGACCTCATGGGAAGGCCTGGAAGAGAGTCGGTGCCTGTGAATATGTTGGACTCTCTGTTTATGTCTGCACAGGATAAAGATGGTTGAGCTGCTGGCCCAGATCATGAAGCCCAAACTTATGAGGTCAGGAGAAAAATACAGGATTGtataaaatgaatctaaaagaTCTCCACTTAAATGCCAAGAACAGTACCCATAATTATTTTCTATACTGGTATTTTTGATATTCAATGGACCACTCACTATTATAGGAAGACATGAATTTACCAAAATATGCAGAATCCAgcagaagaaacagaagaagccaAGGAACTTTAGGGACCTTATCTTAAGCTCCATCCATCTCCAAATACTGGGGTCAAGTTTAATGGCCTGGAAACCATTGAAAAGGCAGATGGTACTCAAGGACACTCCTGTTGCCACTCTAGAAATAAAGAAGATAATTTTACATCCAATATCGTCCAGGAAATAATTCCATCCGAAAGCCGCCAAGGTCTGGGGGATACCTTTAGAGATAAGAACAATGGAATTGGCCAAGACCAGTTGATTGAGAAATAAATCTGTGGGCCTCAAGTGATGTCGAGTTAGCAGAGTGAAGTTATAAAGACAAAGGAGGGAGGAATTTCCCACAAGGCCAATCCCTGTCTGAGTGAGGAAGATAATCCCAATATCCAGGCTGGCAGAACACATCACAGCAACCGCTAGAGGGCACAGGTTGCAGCTGAAGTGAGAATGAATGAACAACCAAACAAATGCCAACGTGTCTCACTTTTCTCTACATTCTACTTTAAATGGACAACGCTTCCGTTCATGCATCCCAGGAAACTCAATGAAGACTGAATTCTAAATAGCCTCAGTCTCTACCTACAGTTGAAGGGGTGATGGGCAACTGCCCCACAGTTTCTCTGAAGCTGCAGAGAGGAGTTGGGCAGATCTCTGTGCTTGGACATGGACTTTTCTCTATGATACATTCTTACACAAAAAGCCAAGACACAGAATGAGTGTAGCATATGTCTCATCTGAAAAACCTCAACTTGAGGATCAAAACACAGGGGCAGAGCTGGAACAGTAGTGAAGGATAAGAAACTAAAATAGGCTTTATGAAGTAATCTAATTTGTAGTTTGACTTGTACAAGTAACAATATTTCACATAACTACTGAAAAACAATAGTAGATACTGGGTATCACTACCCGTAACAttgataattaaaagaaaatttagctTGATTATCACCATGGTGTTCTTAGTGCACATAAAAGAAGTCGTTCAAATGACttgaaaacacagaaacacacatgaaaacaaaaatagctGGAGGGAAATATTAAGCTGCTTTTCAGATCATATTTGCACAATATACTGCATTAAGAATttgaaatatatcaaaatatattagTGTAATTGGTAAGGAAGACTTTTAGCATAAGGCAAAAAATATGTATCTCTGTGTATGAATATAAAATCTACACAGCTCAAAGCAATACAATTCTTGGCAGAATTACAGACTTTAAAACACACATGTATTTCTCATTTCCCTTCCATGAACAGTCATTGTCAACAGCCCCTTATCCTTGAGCATCAAGTCACAAGACTGAGATTTCAAAAGGTAATTTCTCAAAGAAAGCCAAACGTCTTGAAGATAAATGAGGCTGCTGGGTGTGGGGCAGGAAACATCCAAATGTCCCCAATGCTGCTTGTCAAACAAGAAAGCTAGGATGGTCCAGATACCCTGGTTTTTGCGAGGAGGAAACATAACTTGAAAAGGAATCTTTTGCAAAATATTGGTACAAATGGAGTGCAAAAGGAATAGTTACATCCATGACTTGAACCTCAACAAATATGTTAAACATCTTCAAGATTATAtcaaaatatgatgttttcctgtGGAAGATGTCAGGGAACCAACTCATGATGACATCCAGCAAGGGCTCACTGCCCGACACTCAGAGGAGCCATTTACTATGGCACTTGCTTTGAGGAAAACAACAACACTAAAAAGGCTTTATTGTTGAAGTCAGCCAGCAAGGAGAAGGTGAAGCGAAgcttagctctctctctctcacctgggGTATGGGACAGGtttatgggatgggagagagggcaGTCACTGGGGAGTACTGGTGTGGCAAGTTCTGATTGGAGACCTTTAGCACAGGAACCAGGTCCTGGTCAGTGGCTTCCCCGTTTTCTGAGCCTTCAGGTTCCCGTCATGCTCTGGCCTGCTTGGTCCTGCTGCGGAGGAAACAATGGTCAAGACCTCCTCCTCTGCACCTGCGCTGTTGCATCTGTAGGCAAGAGGCCGTCACCTGGCCAGTGCCTTACCCACAATTAAACCTGCCTCAGggacactgcccccacccccgggtgTTTCCAATCCACATGATTGATGCTAATCAGTGGGGATCTCAGGGTTCGGTTAGAACCAGGCAGAGTTTGCCTGCCAGCATAATTATTCTGAAAACTGATTTTGGAAAGAGGAAAGTGCCAATcattttctgttgtgttttttgtacagactgtattatttttattgtgtaagCAAAACACAATGATGGATGGTACTGGTTTTGGAAGAATTTCCCTAAGTCAGGAGGTAACAGCATTAGAGGTCTCAGACCTAATTTCAACCATCAGTGATCACGGAAACCTTCATGCACATCACAACTGGGGATGTGGCAACAAGGAGATACTCACCCAATGAAAACAGTTCCTTTGAAATGTGCCATGAAACTATTTGGAGATTGAGCCAAAAGCCTAAAGGTAAATTTCTAGCACTCATTCTAAAAAGAGAGATAAGTAACACATGGGGCATAGACAGTAAAATCGGCAaatttccccaataaaaaatactgGGTGCAATTCATAATTAGGCTGGGATGAAATCCTAACTAATTCTAGACCAAATCTTCAGCATGAGAATTATTCTTATTGAAGATTGAAATTTACATGAGAGGAGCCAACGCTgtgttgcagtaggttaaagccccatcctgcattgcagccatccacatgggcgccatttcaagtcccagctgctccacttcaaatcctgctctctgctctagcctgggaaagcagtggaaggtgatccaagtcttgggtccctgcatccacgtgggagtcctggaaaaaactcctggctcctggcttcggatcagatcagccctggccattgcaacaatATGGGGAGTATGGGGCCGGCTctgcagcacagtaggttaaccttcTGCCtgcgtgccggcatcccatatgggcatcggttctagtcctggctgcccctcttccgatccagctctctgctgtggcctgcgaatgcagtagaggatggcccaggatcttgggcccctgcacccacataggagaaccagaaaaagctcatggcttcagataggtgcagctctggccgtcgcgcccatctggggagtgagccaatggagtgaagacctttctctctgtctctacctctcactgtctgtaactctacctctcaaataaagaaataaaatcttaaaaaaaaaaccaatatgggtagtaaaccagctgatggaagacctctctctgtaactgtttcaaataaataaaataaatctctctatAAAATTACATGAGGGAAACTTCTATAAGACAAAGTTaccaacaacaaaatgaaaaagaaacacagtGGAAAGTTAAATGTATAGAAGATAAAATAGGAGACCATAACACTTTCAGTGGCATtgctaatcaaagtggaaataagGCTGGAAATGAATTTGAATAACAATTCTTACCAGAAGAAAATCATAAATCCAATCACAGCAAAAGTTCAGACAGTGCTAACCAAATGAATGATGattttctgagtttcaaataGCACACATCATATATAACACTTGCTGAATTTTAATTAAAGGGTCATTTCTACTGAGATTAATAAGGCACCCTCTatcttgtgtgttgtgtgtgtataaaataagtCAACAAATGTAAGTTACTATTTAAAGTTCCTTAGGTGTCCATGATATGGAATgatatttgaaatctattttgGTAGGAGAATATgtattatatgtgtataatatcctaaatttattttctcacatatttttgtcacagttgcattttttttaatttgacaggtagagttaagacagtgagagagagagacagagagaacggtcttccattggttcactcgccaaatggttgcaacggccggagctgcgccgatctgaagccaggagctggtttctcatgcgggtgcaggggcccaagcacttgggccatcctccactgccttcccaggccacagcagagagctggactggaataggagcaaccgggactagagcctggcacccatatgggatgccggcactgcaggaagagggtgaaccaagtgagccatggc contains:
- the LOC133748621 gene encoding vomeronasal type-1 receptor 1-like — encoded protein: MCSASLDIGIIFLTQTGIGLVGNSSLLCLYNFTLLTRHHLRPTDLFLNQLVLANSIVLISKGIPQTLAAFGWNYFLDDIGCKIIFFISRVATGVSLSTICLFNGFQAIKLDPSIWRWMELKIRSLKFLGFFCFFCWILHILVNSCLPIIVSGPLNIKNTSIENNYGYCSWHLSGDLLDSFYTILYFSPDLISLGFMIWASSSTIFILCRHKQRVQHIHRHRLSSRPSHEVRATNTILILVSFFVTFYSIHIMLTLWMTLVTNQGQWMVNTSVLVASCFPAFSPFVLIISDTRVSRLCSGCRAGRSAS